Proteins encoded within one genomic window of Sebastes fasciatus isolate fSebFas1 chromosome 18, fSebFas1.pri, whole genome shotgun sequence:
- the LOC141756458 gene encoding photoreceptor outer segment membrane glycoprotein 2-like, with the protein MAVGKLTFTKAEREKLAEVLWLLNWISVLTGAILFGMGLFLKVEIQKWQEVMSEQGILYVPHMLITTGLAACCINFLGAKICLDCTDTNKFLRWKLVMMPYIICTFFFTSCVLAGALMCYSIRSQLEESLFLGLRNAMRYYKDTDTPGRCYLKKTLDLLQIQFQCCGNTGYRDWLQVQWISTRYLDMTSSSVVDRLRSNVGGKYLMDGVPFSCCSTLSPRPCIQQQVSDRRAHFNFDQQSQQLNLWRRGCQQALMDHYTSIMGSIGFTVLLIWLFELLVLTGVRYLQTAMENVFLLGDPDSESDGWILENSLAETAWSNFNIIKNMGKCYQVDDDPNIYTPPAAAEREVPSQVQIHRTS; encoded by the exons ATGGCGGTCGGTAAGCTGACCTTCACCAAggcggagagagagaagctAGCTGAGGTCCTCTGGCTGCTCAACTGGATCTCCGTGCTGACGGGAGCGATCCTCTTTGGCATGGGCTTATTCCTCAAAGTAGAGATTCAGAAATGGCAGGAAGTGATGTCAGAGCAAGGAATCCTCTACGTGCCACATATGCTGATCACCACGGGCCTGGCGGCCTGCTGCATCAACTTCCTGGGTGCGAAGATCTGCCTGGACTGCACCGACACCAACAAGTTCCTGCGCTGGAAGCTGGTGATGATGCCGTACATCATCTGTACcttcttcttcacttcctgcGTCCTGGCGGGGGCGCTCATGTGCTACAGCATCCGCAGTCAGCTGGAGGAGTCGCTGTTCCTGGGCCTGAGGAACGCCATGAGGTACTACAAGGACACGGACACGCCGGGTCGCTGTTACCTGAAGAAGACTTTGGACTTGCTGCAGATCCAGTTCCAGTGCTGTGGGAACACTGGGTACCGGGACTGGCTCCAAGTCCAGTGGATCAGCACCCGCTACCTGGACATGACCAGCAGCAGCGTGGTGGA CCGTCTAAGGAGTAACGTAGGGGGGAAGTACCTGATGGACGGCGTTCCCttcagctgctgcagcaccTTGTCCCCGCGGCCCTGCATCCAGCAGCAGGTCAGCGACAGACGGGCCCATTTTAACTTTGACCAGCAGAGCCAGCAGCTGAACCTGTGGAGGAGAGGCTGCCAACAGGCCCTGATGGACCACTACACCAGCATCATGGGCTCCATCGGCTTCACCGTGCTCCTCATCTGGCTGTTTGAG CTGCTGGTTCTGACGGGAGTCCGTTACCTGCAGACGGCCATGGAGAACGTTTTCCTGCTGGGTGATCCAGACTCAGAGTCTGATGGTTGGATTCTGGAGAACAGCCTGGCAGAAACGGCCTGGTCCAACTTTAACATCATCAAGAACATGGGGAAGTGTTACCAGGTCGACGACGACCCGAACATCTACACGCCGCCCGCCGCCGCTGAGCGAGAGGTGCCATCCCAGGTCCAGATCCATAGGaccagctag